The following proteins come from a genomic window of Camelus dromedarius isolate mCamDro1 chromosome 29, mCamDro1.pat, whole genome shotgun sequence:
- the LARP6 gene encoding la-related protein 6 isoform X3, with product MSGATTSGGENEREDLEQEWQPPDEELIRKLVDQIEFYFSDENLEKDAFLLKHVRRNKLGYVSVKLLTSFKKVKHLTRDWRTTAHALKYSGTLELNEDHRKVRRTTPVPLFPNENLPSKMLLIYDLYLSPKLWTLATPQKNGRVQETVMEHLLKLFGTFGVISSVRILKPGRELPPDIRRISSRYSQVGTQECAIVEFEEVEAAVRAHEFMITESRGREGMKAVLIGMKPPRKKPSREKAQEEEPVASAHPGKSPNRRVGELQSPADEASASGSSDPESNPTSPTAGRRHGAAHRLSPAGHQSLFLSPNASPCPSPWSSPLAQRKGVSRKSPLAEEGRLNPSASPESFRKGTDYSSDSSVTPSGSPWVRRRRQAEMGAQEKSPRASPLLSRKMQTADGLPVGVLRLPRGPDDTRGFHGGHERSRACV from the exons ATGAG TGGCGCCACGACGAGTGGGGGCGAGAACGAGCGTGAGGACCTGGAGCAGGAGTGGCAGCCCCCGGACGAGGAGCTCATCAGGAAGCTGGTGGATCAGATCGAATTCTACTTTTCTGATGAGAACCTGGAGAAGGATGCCTTCCTGCTGAAGCACGTGAGGAGGAACAAGCTGGGCTACGTGAGCGTCAAGCTGCTCACGTCCTTCAAGAAG GTGAAACACCTTACACGGGACTGGAGAACCACAGCGCATGCCTTGAAGTACTCAGGGACCCTCGAGTTGAATGAGGACCACCGGAAGGTGAGGAGGACCACCCCCGTCCCACTCTTCCCCAATGAGAACCTCCCCAGCAAGATGCTCCTGATCTATGACCTCTACCTGTCCCCCAAGCTGTGGACCCTGGCCACCCCCCAGAAGAATGGAAGGGTGCAGGAGACGGTGATGGAACACCTGCTCAAGCTGTTTGGGACTTTTGGGGTCATCTCATCAGTGCGAATCCTCAAGCCTGGGAGAGAGCTGCCCCCAGACATCCGGAGGATCAGCAGCCGCTACAGCCAGGTGGGGACCCAGGAGTGCGCCATCGTGGAGTTCGAGGAGGTGGAAGCCGCCGTCAGGGCCCATGAGTTCATGATCACGGAGTCTCGGGGCAGGGAGGGCATGAAGGCGGTCCTGATTGGGATGAAGCCGCCCAGAAAGAAGCCGTCTAGGGAGAaggcccaggaggaggagccCGTGGCGAGCGCCCACCCGGGCAAGTCCCCCAACCGCAGAGTGGGGGAGCTCCAGTCCCCGGCGGATGAGGCCTCCGCCAGCGGCTCCTCCGACCCCGAGAGCAACCCCACGTCCCCCACGGCTGGCCGGCGACACGGGGCCGCCCACAGGCTCAGCCCTGCCGGCCACCAGAGTCTCTTCCTGAGCCCGAATGCCTCCCCGTGCCCGAGCCCTTGGAGCAGCCCCTTGGCTCAACGCAAAGGCGTTTCCAGAAAGTCCCCGCTGGCCGAGGAAGGTAGGCTGAACCCGAGCGCCAGTCCCGAGAGCTTCCGCAAGGGCACGGATTATTCCTCAGACAGCAGTGTCACGCCCTCAGGCAGCCCCTGGGTTCGGAGGCGCCGCCAAGCCGAGATGGGGGCGCAGGAGAAGAGCCCCAGAGCGAGTCCCCTGCTCTCCCGGAAGATGCAGACTGCAGACGGGCTCCCCGTGGGGGTGCTGCGGCTTCCCCGGGGCCCCGACGACACCAGAGGGTTCCACGGCGGACACGAGAGGAGCCGGGCCTGTGTATAA
- the LARP6 gene encoding la-related protein 6 isoform X1, producing the protein MAQRGEEPLPGPESAVQIRVAIQEAEDVEGPEDEEGGAEAQGAGDPARYLSPGWGSASEEEPSRGHSGATTSGGENEREDLEQEWQPPDEELIRKLVDQIEFYFSDENLEKDAFLLKHVRRNKLGYVSVKLLTSFKKVKHLTRDWRTTAHALKYSGTLELNEDHRKVRRTTPVPLFPNENLPSKMLLIYDLYLSPKLWTLATPQKNGRVQETVMEHLLKLFGTFGVISSVRILKPGRELPPDIRRISSRYSQVGTQECAIVEFEEVEAAVRAHEFMITESRGREGMKAVLIGMKPPRKKPSREKAQEEEPVASAHPGKSPNRRVGELQSPADEASASGSSDPESNPTSPTAGRRHGAAHRLSPAGHQSLFLSPNASPCPSPWSSPLAQRKGVSRKSPLAEEGRLNPSASPESFRKGTDYSSDSSVTPSGSPWVRRRRQAEMGAQEKSPRASPLLSRKMQTADGLPVGVLRLPRGPDDTRGFHGGHERSRACV; encoded by the exons ATGGCCCAGCGCGGGGAGGAGCCGCTGCCCGGGCCCGAGAGCGCCGTGCAGATCCGCGTCGCCATCCAGGAGGCCGAGGACGTGGAGGGCCCGGAGGACGAGGAGGGGGGCGCAGAGGCGCAGGGCGCGGGGGACCCGGCCCGCTACCTCAGCCCCGGCTGGGGCAGCGCCAGCGAGGAGGAGCCGAGCCGCGGACACAG TGGCGCCACGACGAGTGGGGGCGAGAACGAGCGTGAGGACCTGGAGCAGGAGTGGCAGCCCCCGGACGAGGAGCTCATCAGGAAGCTGGTGGATCAGATCGAATTCTACTTTTCTGATGAGAACCTGGAGAAGGATGCCTTCCTGCTGAAGCACGTGAGGAGGAACAAGCTGGGCTACGTGAGCGTCAAGCTGCTCACGTCCTTCAAGAAG GTGAAACACCTTACACGGGACTGGAGAACCACAGCGCATGCCTTGAAGTACTCAGGGACCCTCGAGTTGAATGAGGACCACCGGAAGGTGAGGAGGACCACCCCCGTCCCACTCTTCCCCAATGAGAACCTCCCCAGCAAGATGCTCCTGATCTATGACCTCTACCTGTCCCCCAAGCTGTGGACCCTGGCCACCCCCCAGAAGAATGGAAGGGTGCAGGAGACGGTGATGGAACACCTGCTCAAGCTGTTTGGGACTTTTGGGGTCATCTCATCAGTGCGAATCCTCAAGCCTGGGAGAGAGCTGCCCCCAGACATCCGGAGGATCAGCAGCCGCTACAGCCAGGTGGGGACCCAGGAGTGCGCCATCGTGGAGTTCGAGGAGGTGGAAGCCGCCGTCAGGGCCCATGAGTTCATGATCACGGAGTCTCGGGGCAGGGAGGGCATGAAGGCGGTCCTGATTGGGATGAAGCCGCCCAGAAAGAAGCCGTCTAGGGAGAaggcccaggaggaggagccCGTGGCGAGCGCCCACCCGGGCAAGTCCCCCAACCGCAGAGTGGGGGAGCTCCAGTCCCCGGCGGATGAGGCCTCCGCCAGCGGCTCCTCCGACCCCGAGAGCAACCCCACGTCCCCCACGGCTGGCCGGCGACACGGGGCCGCCCACAGGCTCAGCCCTGCCGGCCACCAGAGTCTCTTCCTGAGCCCGAATGCCTCCCCGTGCCCGAGCCCTTGGAGCAGCCCCTTGGCTCAACGCAAAGGCGTTTCCAGAAAGTCCCCGCTGGCCGAGGAAGGTAGGCTGAACCCGAGCGCCAGTCCCGAGAGCTTCCGCAAGGGCACGGATTATTCCTCAGACAGCAGTGTCACGCCCTCAGGCAGCCCCTGGGTTCGGAGGCGCCGCCAAGCCGAGATGGGGGCGCAGGAGAAGAGCCCCAGAGCGAGTCCCCTGCTCTCCCGGAAGATGCAGACTGCAGACGGGCTCCCCGTGGGGGTGCTGCGGCTTCCCCGGGGCCCCGACGACACCAGAGGGTTCCACGGCGGACACGAGAGGAGCCGGGCCTGTGTATAA
- the LARP6 gene encoding la-related protein 6 isoform X2: MAQRGEEPLPGPESAVQIRVAIQEAEDVEGPEDEEGGAEAQGAGDPARYLSPGWGSASEEEPSRGHSGATTSGGENEREDLEQEWQPPDEELIRKLVDQIEFYFSDENLEKDAFLLKHVRRNKLGYVSVKLLTSFKKVKHLTRDWRTTAHALKYSGTLELNEDHRKLWTLATPQKNGRVQETVMEHLLKLFGTFGVISSVRILKPGRELPPDIRRISSRYSQVGTQECAIVEFEEVEAAVRAHEFMITESRGREGMKAVLIGMKPPRKKPSREKAQEEEPVASAHPGKSPNRRVGELQSPADEASASGSSDPESNPTSPTAGRRHGAAHRLSPAGHQSLFLSPNASPCPSPWSSPLAQRKGVSRKSPLAEEGRLNPSASPESFRKGTDYSSDSSVTPSGSPWVRRRRQAEMGAQEKSPRASPLLSRKMQTADGLPVGVLRLPRGPDDTRGFHGGHERSRACV; the protein is encoded by the exons ATGGCCCAGCGCGGGGAGGAGCCGCTGCCCGGGCCCGAGAGCGCCGTGCAGATCCGCGTCGCCATCCAGGAGGCCGAGGACGTGGAGGGCCCGGAGGACGAGGAGGGGGGCGCAGAGGCGCAGGGCGCGGGGGACCCGGCCCGCTACCTCAGCCCCGGCTGGGGCAGCGCCAGCGAGGAGGAGCCGAGCCGCGGACACAG TGGCGCCACGACGAGTGGGGGCGAGAACGAGCGTGAGGACCTGGAGCAGGAGTGGCAGCCCCCGGACGAGGAGCTCATCAGGAAGCTGGTGGATCAGATCGAATTCTACTTTTCTGATGAGAACCTGGAGAAGGATGCCTTCCTGCTGAAGCACGTGAGGAGGAACAAGCTGGGCTACGTGAGCGTCAAGCTGCTCACGTCCTTCAAGAAG GTGAAACACCTTACACGGGACTGGAGAACCACAGCGCATGCCTTGAAGTACTCAGGGACCCTCGAGTTGAATGAGGACCACCGGAAG CTGTGGACCCTGGCCACCCCCCAGAAGAATGGAAGGGTGCAGGAGACGGTGATGGAACACCTGCTCAAGCTGTTTGGGACTTTTGGGGTCATCTCATCAGTGCGAATCCTCAAGCCTGGGAGAGAGCTGCCCCCAGACATCCGGAGGATCAGCAGCCGCTACAGCCAGGTGGGGACCCAGGAGTGCGCCATCGTGGAGTTCGAGGAGGTGGAAGCCGCCGTCAGGGCCCATGAGTTCATGATCACGGAGTCTCGGGGCAGGGAGGGCATGAAGGCGGTCCTGATTGGGATGAAGCCGCCCAGAAAGAAGCCGTCTAGGGAGAaggcccaggaggaggagccCGTGGCGAGCGCCCACCCGGGCAAGTCCCCCAACCGCAGAGTGGGGGAGCTCCAGTCCCCGGCGGATGAGGCCTCCGCCAGCGGCTCCTCCGACCCCGAGAGCAACCCCACGTCCCCCACGGCTGGCCGGCGACACGGGGCCGCCCACAGGCTCAGCCCTGCCGGCCACCAGAGTCTCTTCCTGAGCCCGAATGCCTCCCCGTGCCCGAGCCCTTGGAGCAGCCCCTTGGCTCAACGCAAAGGCGTTTCCAGAAAGTCCCCGCTGGCCGAGGAAGGTAGGCTGAACCCGAGCGCCAGTCCCGAGAGCTTCCGCAAGGGCACGGATTATTCCTCAGACAGCAGTGTCACGCCCTCAGGCAGCCCCTGGGTTCGGAGGCGCCGCCAAGCCGAGATGGGGGCGCAGGAGAAGAGCCCCAGAGCGAGTCCCCTGCTCTCCCGGAAGATGCAGACTGCAGACGGGCTCCCCGTGGGGGTGCTGCGGCTTCCCCGGGGCCCCGACGACACCAGAGGGTTCCACGGCGGACACGAGAGGAGCCGGGCCTGTGTATAA
- the LARP6 gene encoding la-related protein 6 isoform X4: protein METYLTKVKHLTRDWRTTAHALKYSGTLELNEDHRKVRRTTPVPLFPNENLPSKMLLIYDLYLSPKLWTLATPQKNGRVQETVMEHLLKLFGTFGVISSVRILKPGRELPPDIRRISSRYSQVGTQECAIVEFEEVEAAVRAHEFMITESRGREGMKAVLIGMKPPRKKPSREKAQEEEPVASAHPGKSPNRRVGELQSPADEASASGSSDPESNPTSPTAGRRHGAAHRLSPAGHQSLFLSPNASPCPSPWSSPLAQRKGVSRKSPLAEEGRLNPSASPESFRKGTDYSSDSSVTPSGSPWVRRRRQAEMGAQEKSPRASPLLSRKMQTADGLPVGVLRLPRGPDDTRGFHGGHERSRACV, encoded by the exons ATGGAAACGTATTTGACAAAG GTGAAACACCTTACACGGGACTGGAGAACCACAGCGCATGCCTTGAAGTACTCAGGGACCCTCGAGTTGAATGAGGACCACCGGAAGGTGAGGAGGACCACCCCCGTCCCACTCTTCCCCAATGAGAACCTCCCCAGCAAGATGCTCCTGATCTATGACCTCTACCTGTCCCCCAAGCTGTGGACCCTGGCCACCCCCCAGAAGAATGGAAGGGTGCAGGAGACGGTGATGGAACACCTGCTCAAGCTGTTTGGGACTTTTGGGGTCATCTCATCAGTGCGAATCCTCAAGCCTGGGAGAGAGCTGCCCCCAGACATCCGGAGGATCAGCAGCCGCTACAGCCAGGTGGGGACCCAGGAGTGCGCCATCGTGGAGTTCGAGGAGGTGGAAGCCGCCGTCAGGGCCCATGAGTTCATGATCACGGAGTCTCGGGGCAGGGAGGGCATGAAGGCGGTCCTGATTGGGATGAAGCCGCCCAGAAAGAAGCCGTCTAGGGAGAaggcccaggaggaggagccCGTGGCGAGCGCCCACCCGGGCAAGTCCCCCAACCGCAGAGTGGGGGAGCTCCAGTCCCCGGCGGATGAGGCCTCCGCCAGCGGCTCCTCCGACCCCGAGAGCAACCCCACGTCCCCCACGGCTGGCCGGCGACACGGGGCCGCCCACAGGCTCAGCCCTGCCGGCCACCAGAGTCTCTTCCTGAGCCCGAATGCCTCCCCGTGCCCGAGCCCTTGGAGCAGCCCCTTGGCTCAACGCAAAGGCGTTTCCAGAAAGTCCCCGCTGGCCGAGGAAGGTAGGCTGAACCCGAGCGCCAGTCCCGAGAGCTTCCGCAAGGGCACGGATTATTCCTCAGACAGCAGTGTCACGCCCTCAGGCAGCCCCTGGGTTCGGAGGCGCCGCCAAGCCGAGATGGGGGCGCAGGAGAAGAGCCCCAGAGCGAGTCCCCTGCTCTCCCGGAAGATGCAGACTGCAGACGGGCTCCCCGTGGGGGTGCTGCGGCTTCCCCGGGGCCCCGACGACACCAGAGGGTTCCACGGCGGACACGAGAGGAGCCGGGCCTGTGTATAA